The Pyramidobacter piscolens W5455 sequence CGACCTTGACGAAGCCGTCGCCCTCGCCCATGGCCAGTGCCATGCCGTTGGCGGCGAAATAGGCGCGCGAAGTCGCGTAGTCGATGCCGCGGGATTGGGCTTCCTCTTCGGTGAGGCCGACGGTGCCAACTTCCGGTTCGATGAACACGCAGGCGGGCAGGGCGTCGAGATTGACGGCGTACTCGCCGCCGGTCATGTTGCTGACGGCCGCCAGCGCCTGATATTCGGCCAGGTGCGCCAGCATCGCGCCGCCGGTGCAGTCGCCAATGGCCCAGACGCCGTCGATGGAGGTGCGCATCTGCGCGTCCACGGCGAGGCAGCCCTTTTCGATCTTCATGGCGCTGTTCTCCAGCCCGTATCCTTCGAGGATCGGCGTCATGCTGGAGCCGACGATGAGCCGGTCGCAGCGCTCTTCGAACGGTTCGTCCTTCGACGTGCCGCGCAGGATCAGGCCGTCGCCGTCGGCTGCGGCTTCGGTGAGGCGCACGTAATCTTTGACGACGGTCTTGCGGCGCTTGACGGCCAGCGCGACTTTTTTCTTGACGTCGCCGTCGAGGCGGCGCAGGATCTGGTCGGAGTGCTTGAGCAGGATCACTTTTTTCCCCAGCCCCTGCAGGATCATGCCCATTTCCAGCGCGATCACGCCCGCGCCGAGCACGGCCACGGTCCGCACGGAAGCGTTACGCTCGGGGTCCCAGAGCTGCGGGTCGGTGATGGCCCAGTCGCCGGTGAGCACCTGGGGCAGGTCGTTGCCGGCGAACTCGGGGCACACGGAGCGCGCGCCGACGGCGACCAGCAGGCGTTTGCCTTCGATCTGTTCCTCTGAACCGTCGTCATGAGTAACGGTCATTTTTTTGGTTCCTTCCCACTGGGCGACGACGCCGGTCCCGCGCAGGACTTTGACGCCGGCCATCTTCATCAATTGGGCGTTGCCCTTGCGCAGCGTGTCGATCACGCCCTCGAGGCGCGTCCACAGCCCTTCGCGCGGCCCCTTGCCGCCGATCACGTGGGAATACAGGGCCTTGGTGGGGATGCAGCCGCGGTTCAGGCAGGTGCCGCCGAGATGGGCTTTTTCCACCAGCGCGACCTGCATGCCGTGGCGGGCCGCCAGCTCCGCGGCGCGCGTGCCGCCGGGGCCGCCGCCGAGGACGATCAGATCATACATGTGTCTTCCTCCTGTCATATCGCAAAAAACGCGAAACGAAGCGCCGCGGGGAGCCGCCTCTGGCGAAAAATCCCCCGCGGCGCAATCGCTTCGCGTTTTATCGTTTGATCCCGGTATTATACTAATTCTTGATAGAAAGTATTAACATAGTTTTCTAGGCGCTGCGAGGGAGTTCAGTCGCTCAGGACTACCTCGACTGCTACGCAGTCTGCGCAGCTCGCTTTGTGAATCTCCCTCGTAGCGCCCTCG is a genomic window containing:
- a CDS encoding dihydrolipoyl dehydrogenase family protein, with amino-acid sequence MYDLIVLGGGPGGTRAAELAARHGMQVALVEKAHLGGTCLNRGCIPTKALYSHVIGGKGPREGLWTRLEGVIDTLRKGNAQLMKMAGVKVLRGTGVVAQWEGTKKMTVTHDDGSEEQIEGKRLLVAVGARSVCPEFAGNDLPQVLTGDWAITDPQLWDPERNASVRTVAVLGAGVIALEMGMILQGLGKKVILLKHSDQILRRLDGDVKKKVALAVKRRKTVVKDYVRLTEAAADGDGLILRGTSKDEPFEERCDRLIVGSSMTPILEGYGLENSAMKIEKGCLAVDAQMRTSIDGVWAIGDCTGGAMLAHLAEYQALAAVSNMTGGEYAVNLDALPACVFIEPEVGTVGLTEEEAQSRGIDYATSRAYFAANGMALAMGEGDGFVKVVARKADGVLLGVHIMGPEAASLLGEAALAVSRGLTARDVAYSIHAHPTLCECFRDACLRIVEG